Genomic segment of Hylaeus volcanicus isolate JK05 chromosome 6, UHH_iyHylVolc1.0_haploid, whole genome shotgun sequence:
TTACAGAACTCGCTCTCGTCGATGGATTTGTCACCTGGCGAACATTAGCGATTGATCGACTTGAAGGGGAGAAACCGTATTAGGAGGTCAAATATTGACTGttttttgtgattttattttcacagagaaaaatttactatttttaactTTGACTTTCTTTCGCGCAGAAATGTTTGAGATATCAGCTGTTATGTCAGTTATGTGTACAAGGTATCGGTGGGAATTGTAGTGGTcacaataaaacttttttcgtATATTGTTGACATGTTTTCTGAGAATATGAACCAAACTGCGGTTAAAAAAGTTGAGaacttgattttttcaaagtgCTTAGAgaaaaagtatgaattttCATCCTCCTGTGCAGTAAAAACATagtttaaacaataatatcatTCCAATTGTTCATATTTAAGGTATTCAAAGCTAAGGTAACCTAAGCGTTTGAAAACAATCGGGCAATTACGTTTTGAGTCATCATTCCCaccaattaaataaacgtaatttcgaaagaaacgcgaCGTTTCAAAGATTTCCGTGTAAAATGAATCTTAAAAGTGtccaaacgaaatttaaaatatacctaaaatattctcaaagttaaaaaaCAACATATCACAAGACACACTTAATACTTGGACTCCTAATGTGGGCTCTCCACAGTTGTCACACCTGGATTGGGGTTTTAGGGACCTCTGGACTACAGATGAGGTcctcagaaatatttttaaaatggtgAAGATTGCCCATTTTgtcattcttaattttttatttactgtacCCTATATATTActcttaaaaatgttttgatataaaattatacagaaaaGTAACTGTTTTtaggtaattattttctagtatattatattttagaagTATGTATGCTTCCCCATGGagaagtaattatttcaaattatttttatttgtaaataaaaagttctaTCTCTGTCGACAATTTCACGTCACCGTTTCAAGTATAAGAAGTTTCAGTCACAACACTGAAATCTTTTGTTTTCCCACCGTTTCGAAGAATCGAAAGCATAATAAACTTACCGGACGCATCGAACAACTGGAACATCAATGTCATGTATGTTTGTTGCCATTCGGATGGGTTCGATGGATCATTCGCGTATTCTTCCCAGAGTGAATACCATTCCTCTCGACTAACCTGAAAAACGtagagaaaaataagaattttggaACGGAAGGATGATTCAGACATTCTTTTACACCATATGGAGccacataaatataataacaagcgtgtagaaatatttctttaggttttatggaattagaaattaaatctttctttcttttaattttctttaaggATTGCATTCAAAGATTATATTCTTACTTGTCCATCTTGATCGGCGTCAGCCCTTTGCCTCAAACCGTCCCACATTTTGAGCAAATTGTCCCTCGTGCTTTGAACTTTGGGATTGTCAGGAGTCCAGCCTCTGCATTCGCTGATTCGCTAAtagcagaaataaaaaatcacccATAgacaatatttcaaaagtgaagtccattaataaaattccgaTATCATTTTCgccaataaaattctttatattatcaTCAAAATTGCCTAAAGTTCTCGATAAAGTTCTCAATAGagctttataattaattattttcatttaatgaaaagttcGATCTTAATTAAGAACAAGGAGTTAGATGCTTACTTGCACAGCAAGGTCGAGATCCTTCTTATCGATCGCGCCACTCTGATTGCAATctaaaacattacaaaattaatgagAAACCACTGATGTGGAATACTGAGCTCCTATTTTGAGGGGGAGTAGGCATATTTgtgtagtttaaataatttggtcacgttaataattcattaatgaagagaaaagaaacaagaataGAAACAAATCCATTCAAAATCTTTGACTATATACTTATGGACTGCTAACGGCAGCCATTATGCGTCCCAAGACCGGTAGCGACACCATGTCCCAAAAGTGGCCAAGCTAAGAACTTAATAACCTCATAACCACTCATAACTGGGTGATTGGTACTCAGTGGACCACACGGTTGGAGtaagttaaagaaatataagatATAAAGTGCAAGAATTGAAACAATGGTTCGTTATTGTTTTGTAGAATTGTGTAAAAACACAAGATATAAAGCAAAAGAAGTAAGTGATTCGAAATGTGAATCATTGTATATGTAActtgtaaatttgtattaacCTAACCTCAAAAACTAGTTTATCTTGTacttattacttattatacaattttatggGTTTTCTGCCTtacattcatatttaatttgtatatattattatttttaatcaacatGATTACTGCTTTTAATCATTAACCATTTAACTGTACcatcaagtaaaaataaacatttatacgTTTCAGGTTTCCAAGCAATCTTCAACTTCAAGATGAATGGGTCCAAGCTTTACTCCCTTTGAATGCACAGAACAGTGCTTTAAGCTTGCCAAAAATGGCATCGATATATGCAGAgcattttgataaaaaatgtttttcaaaaaacgACCATTTGTGTCatcagaaatttaaatattgaaagtttatttcaaaattttgaatgccCACATTAAAGACAACGATTCGTTAGACAACCATCAATACGAAATgattgaaacaattattgaattatacttaaaagtataattatattctattGGCAAAAAAAATGCAAGAGAATCTCATATAAAATCCATATGACAACACTTAACGAAATCAGTATTGTTTAGAggacaataataaaatattatttataatattttataacaaagttttttttatattattttaaataatatttaatagtcGTTCTGTTATTCTCTTCTATGTTCAGgtatatttcattacatcATATATagatttacataaattattataatatatttcatcgtgaaaaaattgttcttgtAGAATCAgtttaaagcaatttaaatttttcccGCGTTTTGGGATATGGTAGCGCTACAGATCTTGGATCGCGACCTTATACATTGCTTAAATAGGAAAAGTCAAAGTTCAAAATAGCCACGAAATAACCTGACACTTGCAAGTCTCGTAAAACAGTTTAATAAGATTGCTCCCAAAAGTTCGTTTCGCGATTTGCATTtattaagattgaaaatctttttaatttcgaacagCCGACATTCATGTCCCGTACTTGATTGTACTTAGATGttaatgaaagaaacttttggaacaaccaAATATAATGGAACGCTAGGGCTTCAGCCAAGTAGCCTCAATCGCTTAGGGATTGAAAAAACTAGCTGAACGAGGAAGAAGTAGGTTTTCGTGAGCCAGAATTAATCCAGCTGCGGTAGTAACTGCTGACGATGTtaacaaataagaaaaatccACAACCTTGATTCTGACTCACGCTTCAAAAATTTTACGTCGAAGTAAACCCACTCTAAATAGCCTAAACACCCTAACACTTGGAAATCTGGNNNNNNNNNNAAACCCACTCTAAATAGCCTAAACACCCTAACACTTGGAAATCTGGTTTTGTTGACATTAAAAATCCACAATCTTTATTCGGATTCACGCTGCAAAAAtcttaaattgaaataaatccaCTCTAAACAGCCCAAACATCCTAACACTCCACGCCCCCCATAACCTCAAATTCAAGCAAACCTACTATAAATAGCCTAAACACCCTAAcacttggaaatattattcgatagaCCTTAAAAATCCACAACTTTCATTTGGATTCACACCCCCAAAACCTCAAACTGAAGTAAATCCACTTTAAACAGTCCAAACATCCTAAAAGCCCCGACCCCCCCCATAATTCACGcttaaaaaaatcttaaattgaaataaatttatgctaaACAGCCTAAAATTCTACATTCCTCTTAATACATGATTGCATTCCAAGTATTTCGATCGTTCCCACTCATAGTGGAATCTTTACCAAAGAATTCTCACTAGATTCACTTCAGTCCATACATGCAAAGAGGTAGACTAAAATTTCcacacaaaaaaataaaaataaaaaaaatatacatgtcgaattgcgtaacctcctccttttcgaagttggttaaaaaTCGATGCCCAATGCTCCGACTCGACTACCATAAACGTGCATCGCGACTAACGGTAGCCATTGAtcaaacagaaagaaaaaaccCTAACCCAGAAACCGGCCTTCACTTCGTGGCGTTAATAACCAGGAAACCCATGAATTCCGGAAGGTTCCGATGCTATTCGACACCTGAAAGAAGCAAAGGTCTCTCCTGCGAAATTGGAACGGCTAGCGAAAACTAATGACGTCCAATTCAAACGGCGACAACCCCGCCGCGGACGATGAATGGCAAGATCGACAAGAGCCCGTACTTTCCGCGGGTCTACCTTGAAATCCCAGCCcagggttaggtctgggttctCTTTGGACCCAGGCCAAAACTCCGAGCCTCCGGCATCCCACTCCTGTTTCACGCCCATATTTCATTACATCGATTCCTTGTCGCGTGTTTTGCCTACATGATCGTGGCACCCCCATTCCCCAGGGACGCTTCCCCCTGAAACGCGAGACTCCGTCGAACAGGGGTTTTGTTTCGATCATCGAGCCGCGTTGGACGATAAGCGGACCGGATTCAACATCACCTGAAACGAGGCGTTGGCGTTAACGTCCCGCGGACTTAATGCAACGATGGTTCTGACGCCAGAAACGACGCGATGTTAAACGTTCAACGCTTTATCTCTCGGATCACACTTTTTCCTTTGGGTCCGTGCCAGACACCTACTTCTTTCTCACTTAGCTGTCTTTTCAATCCCTGGGTGGTCGAGGCTGCTCGGTTCCGAGTCTCAACGTTCCATTATACGCCAACCGAACGAGATTTTCAAGCGTTGGGATGTTTAGGATGTTTAGAGGAGGTTTGCTTCAGTTTGAGGTTTTGGGAGCGTGAatccaaatgaaatttgtgGATTTTTAAGGtctatcgaataatatttccaagtgTTGAGGTGTTTAGTCTGTTTAGAGTAGGTTTGcttgaatttgaaattatggGGGCGTGGGATATTAGCTATTTAGAGTGGGTTTTCTTCAGTTTGGGATTTCGAGGGCGTGAATCCAAATGAAAGTTATAGATTTTCCCAATTTGTCAGCTTCTGGATTAATTCGAACATACGAAAATCTACTTTTTCCTCTCTCAGCTGTTTTTTCTTCCTGTGCGATTAAGGTTTCTTGGCTAGAGCTCTAGCGTTCCATTATGAactaattaaacgaaacttgcaaataatatatagtTTCACAGCTGTTTAGGATGAATTTACTTCACTTGGTTGAGCAACATTACCCAATTTGAACTTGTAATTTATtggattgtccagaaagttcgtgtcaaGTTTTAGGAATAAGAAAAACTCAaagacacatttgaattttgatacacTGAAccaattttgatttattgaaccattccgatatattcagtcCTGTGTCACCTACCAGATTTCCAATTATCAGTGCGTTAGTAGTGCGTGAGTAGTATATCtcattgttattgtttttttaaaaacaacgtagcaatatgtatatttgacTAGGTCCAATTCTAATAATATCGACGAGGGAATTTCTAAGTTTGCTTTCACCTTTCATTATATTCCTCCGCTGGTTCCCGAGCTATCATTTTAGGGCAGTATCGTGTTAAACGGTGATTACGATGTCACGATACGGAATTCATACTTCCGACGGCGGGGACAATTTTTACCGAAACGTTGactgaaataattcattggCCAAACGATTCGAAGCATGCCAGGCGTTTCTCGTCATCGCCCTGGGGAAAATATAGGGGACGTATATCACATCATGCATTGATTACGTGCCACGTGTATTATGCCATCCCGTTTTACGATGGTAGTACGAAGCGAATGCTGTAGGAAGCTCTGACAAATTGGGCACCCCATAGAAATTTACCGCAATTCTACGTATTTAGTACGTTATCAAACGTTTTCCAAAGGTTTATCAAACGTTTTCCAAAGGTTTATCAAACGTTTTCCAAAGGTTTCAGGTCGCTGGAATACCGTTGGCGTCGGTTTCATAGGAAACTTATGAGTAGATCGCGGATTTTATGGATTCATGACGTACAACATGGagaatatacaaaatgtacaaataacgtttgttgaatatattctccaattaatataataatcattTCGTTTTTCACAACTGCGCACAAGTTTTGGTTATAtttaacatgtatttattgtattatttcgcgttataaatgcataaaacttGCATTATATTTATGAGATATGAGatattattgcatataaaCAACAAATCACAACAGTGTGCCTTTACAAggtgaattttctttttcaatttctttagacttctttttaaatattgtctaataattcttttataaacattcatatttatttctaaaatatagaagaattgtattatcaaaattaatttaatttatatattataacaatttctttgaacCATTTGAAGTCCAGGACATTCACTTGCACGTTTTGCTTGGGACTGCTGAAAAACAACAAGCTGTTGTTTCAAACGTGCCTTATATCCGCGCgacactttattttaaattgcacCTGCTTCACCATTTCTAGGCGGAATGGTTCCATTAAGCGAAGTCAACTTCAGATAAGACACCGGGTTCTTTCTAATCCTATTTGTTTCTCTCAACGCTTTACTTTAAATTGCGACTAACACTACAAGTTTGGACCAAGAGTTTACAAAAATGAGACTCATCACAGACGAGGCCATTTTCTATTCCTTAAAATTTAGTTTCGTTAATTCGATGTTTATTTTAGGCTGAAAAAGATTGAAGAAAGACTGGGGTCTCAACTGATCCTAGATTGTTTCGATCTCATTCTTTtgtatgtttaataatatctatCTCATCAGGAGATgtagtgtatttatttatttataagaaatttgaatgtgctaGAAACTACCAagtgcacacagtatgcaataatatgtataaagaaatattccttCCATCTGATTCTTctctatatttaataatatctcaTCAAGAGATgtagtgtatttatttatttataaaaaatttgaatatgcaagaaactacCAACTGCACACactatgcaataatataaagaaatattctttccaT
This window contains:
- the LOC128878798 gene encoding calexcitin-2, which gives rise to MSLSEFRKKKLLYVFNTFFDCNQSGAIDKKDLDLAVQRISECRGWTPDNPKVQSTRDNLLKMWDGLRQRADADQDGQVSREEWYSLWEEYANDPSNPSEWQQTYMTLMFQLFDASGDKSIDESEFCNVCRYHGVPEAEAKEAFKKLGVGQEITWEKFANLWKQYFSSDEPATAGNFIFGKTSF